A stretch of the Polyangiaceae bacterium genome encodes the following:
- a CDS encoding 50S ribosomal protein L11 methyltransferase has translation MTFAVTRRDAERVARRLFDAGAGAVEERDGPTLVVYVTSRAEARRLSGAAAVAAVSVRELDPSWQREWMRYLEPVAITDRFVLQPTSSAEKVPRGKRRLWFEPDQAFGVGSHPTTRLAARATEELCRARHPARALDVGTGTGVLAMVAASSGAKRVLGIDVDPTSVRAARKNARLNHLTERCSFSTRPLAKVRSRFDLVLANIEAWVLLELAEDLARVTAPAGRLVLSGLLSERGAEVLGRCSEHALRELARAEEDGWLLLVLGRPVVET, from the coding sequence GTGACGTTCGCCGTCACGCGTCGCGACGCCGAACGCGTGGCCCGGCGCCTGTTCGACGCCGGCGCTGGCGCGGTCGAGGAGCGGGACGGTCCCACGCTGGTCGTGTACGTGACCAGCCGAGCCGAGGCTCGGCGTCTGTCCGGCGCCGCCGCGGTGGCTGCGGTGTCGGTGCGCGAGCTCGATCCGAGCTGGCAGCGCGAGTGGATGCGCTACCTCGAGCCGGTGGCGATCACCGATCGATTCGTACTCCAGCCGACCAGCAGCGCGGAGAAGGTCCCGCGCGGCAAGCGCCGCCTGTGGTTCGAGCCGGACCAGGCGTTCGGCGTCGGAAGCCACCCCACGACCCGGCTCGCCGCCAGAGCCACGGAGGAGCTGTGTCGCGCGCGGCACCCCGCGCGAGCGCTCGACGTCGGCACCGGCACCGGCGTGCTCGCGATGGTGGCCGCCAGCTCGGGCGCGAAGCGCGTGCTCGGCATCGACGTCGATCCCACCTCCGTGCGCGCCGCTCGAAAGAACGCCCGGCTCAATCACCTGACCGAACGCTGCTCGTTCTCCACGCGTCCACTGGCCAAGGTGCGCTCGCGCTTCGACCTGGTGCTGGCCAACATCGAGGCCTGGGTGCTCCTCGAGCTCGCCGAGGACCTGGCCAGGGTCACCGCGCCCGCCGGACGCCTGGTGCTGTCCGGGCTCTTGTCGGAACGCGGCGCCGAGGTGCTCGGCCGTTGCTCGGAGCACGCTCTTCGGGAGCTCGCCCGGGCCGAGGAGGACGGCTGGCTCTTGCTCGTGCTCGGACGTCCAGTGGTAGAGACGTAG
- a CDS encoding protein kinase, which yields MARADPQRTIGRYELEEKIGEGSLAEVWRAKSFGVEGFEKTLVIKRLLPELGRDARFVERFVREAQLAVRLSHANVVQVFDLGRVEEPDHSSLYLAMEHVAGRDLGSVALPWLSAGTGAPLGFALFVAAEIAKALDHAHRRRDERLELLGVVHGDLGPNNVLLSWDGEVKVSDFCVMRALWAEVPDPLADPRLVPKLGSASPELLSGRPPTTASDVFALGVLLYQLLSARHPFLGATPHETRARLLSGSWSSLSELRPELPGGVIALVERALSLDPSARHGSSGELYEELVAQRYVAGARYAAEDLAELLEARRAQPATLPESVEDLLETTRSESLRPPAPKVSIPVPPSVEPEREPSVLGALSELKNERELSFLVARLGVRGDKGEVREHLRQLFTRYGGRLLEEGEREVAAVFGLGAVDSLDTEHAVRAGLVAVRAYASSEDLTVAVDLARLELDASGALVEDERAKTALAAARRIASAAVRRVVVSTAAARNLRGQFELTPAIAGSKGARLPYLVGEARPLDSTLVRFVGRKAELRRLGEALKVAGRRQLQVMGLTGPHGIGKTRLLHEAIERISRGSFNIGSHIADCLPRGREEPYSALVAMLRAMCGVREGDPAQVILAVEPRLRALGLVNVEVTAVLGALGVVRGESAGGGALGAAVSRMFQSLAEDRLHIFAWDNAHELDDESGAALSSVASRLANSRVLLLFAGRPRSDAPYQLIPGYTELGLDDLDENDVRRLVALRVGVEKVPDELFAFVLERAGGHPMFVEELVREALESGAIVVENGEVSRMALDGVLAVPRPLRALIVDRVRRLPERERDLLVASAILGAPVDLSVLGAMLDLPLGTVSTLSDSLIEKQLLIREDPVSLGFATTLLPEVLLGELDPDARAELHLAAANAYPMVLAERTEQEASRIARHFAEAGERTRASGFYATSAYFHLSARRLERAAADFTRSLELSDWRTQSPAELAEWVAALGQAVRHVRAGAKLPDLVQRLWLHLQSDTSFDPALCVRISIDLALILGALSRYKDALRLLASAVTQAEKWPELSQAALMAEGELAARQGEFKVALAALERARGLALSSAQEEHRRLLSTAQAAGAAGEHDTALEALSRAQALFPDGEEPVLALERAKVRGLIHGFRGDWARCAEESAQAADQARALGLPHEVAIHLHNQGDGLMRTGDLPRAYAILTRSLSVAERIGADRLVNLDQMMLAYLDALNGSEPAQKLLGQKLAHAEAQKWTWDALSGRTLLGKLLARRGDVIGARRELSLAKRLAEATSNKLVLDDCERALGELAQKRSGT from the coding sequence ATGGCCCGGGCCGACCCTCAGCGGACCATCGGCAGGTACGAGCTCGAAGAGAAGATCGGCGAGGGCTCTCTCGCGGAGGTGTGGCGCGCGAAGAGCTTCGGTGTCGAGGGCTTCGAGAAGACCCTCGTGATCAAGCGCTTGCTCCCCGAGCTCGGGCGCGACGCTCGGTTCGTCGAGCGTTTCGTGCGTGAGGCTCAGCTCGCAGTGCGCTTGAGCCACGCGAACGTCGTGCAGGTCTTCGACCTGGGCCGAGTGGAAGAACCCGATCACTCCAGCCTGTATTTGGCCATGGAGCACGTTGCCGGACGCGACCTCGGCAGTGTGGCGCTGCCCTGGCTCTCCGCCGGCACGGGCGCCCCGCTCGGCTTCGCCCTGTTCGTGGCCGCAGAGATCGCCAAGGCGCTGGACCACGCACACCGGCGCCGCGACGAGCGCCTGGAGCTGCTCGGAGTCGTGCACGGCGACCTCGGCCCGAACAACGTGCTCCTGTCCTGGGACGGCGAGGTCAAGGTCTCTGACTTCTGCGTGATGCGCGCGCTCTGGGCGGAGGTGCCCGACCCCCTCGCCGACCCACGCCTCGTGCCCAAGCTCGGCAGCGCGAGCCCGGAGCTGCTCTCGGGAAGACCGCCGACCACGGCCAGCGACGTGTTCGCGCTGGGCGTGCTCCTGTACCAGCTCTTGTCCGCGAGGCATCCCTTCCTGGGCGCCACTCCCCACGAGACCCGGGCCCGACTGCTGAGCGGCTCCTGGAGCAGCCTGAGCGAGCTCCGGCCCGAGCTTCCGGGAGGTGTGATCGCGCTCGTCGAGCGCGCCTTGTCGCTGGACCCGAGCGCGCGGCACGGCTCGAGCGGCGAGCTGTACGAAGAGCTGGTGGCTCAGCGCTACGTGGCAGGGGCGCGCTACGCGGCCGAGGATCTCGCCGAGCTGCTCGAAGCGCGTCGGGCTCAGCCCGCGACTTTGCCGGAGTCGGTCGAGGATCTGCTGGAAACCACGCGCTCCGAGTCGCTACGGCCGCCCGCTCCCAAGGTCAGCATCCCCGTGCCGCCCAGCGTCGAGCCCGAGAGGGAGCCGAGCGTTCTGGGTGCGCTCTCCGAGCTCAAGAACGAGCGCGAGCTGTCCTTTCTAGTGGCGCGCTTGGGTGTCCGCGGCGACAAGGGCGAGGTGCGCGAGCACCTGCGCCAGCTGTTCACCCGCTACGGCGGGCGCCTCTTGGAGGAGGGCGAGCGCGAGGTGGCGGCCGTGTTCGGGCTCGGGGCCGTGGACAGCCTGGACACCGAGCACGCCGTGCGTGCCGGGCTGGTGGCGGTGCGCGCCTACGCGAGCTCCGAGGACCTGACCGTGGCGGTGGATCTCGCCCGCCTAGAGCTGGACGCGAGCGGCGCCCTGGTCGAGGACGAGCGCGCGAAGACGGCGCTCGCCGCCGCGCGCCGCATCGCCTCGGCGGCCGTGCGGCGCGTGGTGGTCTCGACGGCCGCGGCGCGCAACCTGCGCGGCCAGTTCGAGCTCACGCCGGCCATCGCCGGCTCGAAGGGCGCTCGGCTGCCCTACCTGGTCGGCGAGGCGCGGCCGCTGGACAGCACGCTGGTGCGCTTCGTCGGGCGCAAGGCCGAGCTCCGGCGGCTGGGCGAGGCGCTCAAAGTGGCCGGACGCCGCCAGCTCCAGGTGATGGGGCTCACGGGGCCCCACGGCATCGGCAAGACGCGGCTCCTGCACGAGGCGATCGAGCGCATTTCCCGCGGCTCTTTCAACATCGGAAGCCACATCGCGGACTGTCTGCCGCGCGGCCGGGAGGAGCCGTACAGCGCGCTGGTCGCCATGCTGCGCGCGATGTGCGGCGTGCGCGAGGGCGACCCGGCGCAGGTGATCCTGGCGGTGGAGCCGCGGCTGCGCGCGCTGGGCTTGGTGAACGTGGAGGTGACGGCGGTGCTCGGCGCGCTGGGTGTAGTGCGCGGCGAGTCAGCCGGGGGCGGCGCGCTCGGTGCGGCCGTCTCGCGCATGTTCCAGAGCCTGGCCGAAGATCGCCTGCACATCTTCGCTTGGGACAACGCCCACGAGCTGGACGACGAGTCCGGTGCCGCGCTCTCCAGCGTGGCGAGCCGCCTGGCGAACAGCCGCGTGCTGCTGCTCTTCGCGGGACGCCCGCGGAGCGACGCTCCGTACCAGCTGATCCCGGGGTACACCGAGCTCGGCCTCGACGACCTGGACGAGAACGACGTCCGGCGCCTGGTCGCGCTGCGCGTCGGCGTCGAGAAGGTCCCCGACGAGCTCTTCGCCTTCGTGCTCGAGCGCGCCGGCGGGCACCCGATGTTCGTGGAGGAGCTGGTGCGAGAGGCCCTCGAGTCGGGAGCCATCGTCGTCGAGAATGGGGAGGTGTCCCGCATGGCCCTGGATGGCGTGCTGGCGGTGCCGCGCCCGCTGCGCGCGCTCATCGTCGATCGCGTGCGGCGCTTGCCCGAGCGCGAGCGCGACCTGCTGGTGGCGTCGGCCATCCTGGGCGCCCCGGTGGATCTGTCGGTGCTCGGCGCGATGCTCGACCTGCCGCTCGGCACGGTGAGCACGCTCTCCGACTCCTTGATCGAGAAGCAGCTCTTGATCCGCGAGGATCCGGTCTCGCTGGGCTTCGCGACCACGCTCCTGCCGGAGGTGCTGCTTGGCGAGCTCGACCCCGACGCTAGGGCCGAGCTGCACCTCGCCGCGGCAAACGCCTACCCCATGGTGCTGGCGGAGCGAACCGAGCAAGAGGCGTCACGCATCGCGCGGCACTTCGCCGAGGCAGGCGAGCGCACGCGCGCGTCGGGCTTCTACGCAACGAGCGCGTATTTCCACCTGAGCGCGCGGCGGCTGGAGCGCGCAGCGGCTGACTTCACCCGCTCCCTCGAGCTGTCCGATTGGCGCACGCAGTCCCCAGCCGAGCTCGCTGAGTGGGTGGCTGCGCTGGGCCAGGCCGTGCGTCACGTGCGCGCCGGCGCGAAGTTGCCGGACCTGGTGCAGCGGCTGTGGCTCCACCTGCAGTCGGACACCTCGTTCGACCCCGCCCTCTGCGTGCGCATCAGCATCGACCTGGCGCTGATCCTCGGCGCGCTCAGCCGCTACAAGGACGCACTCCGGCTATTGGCCAGCGCGGTCACGCAGGCAGAGAAGTGGCCGGAGCTGAGCCAAGCGGCGCTGATGGCCGAGGGGGAGCTCGCCGCCCGACAGGGTGAGTTCAAGGTCGCGCTGGCGGCGCTGGAGCGCGCGAGAGGATTGGCGCTCTCGAGCGCACAGGAAGAGCACCGGCGCCTGCTCTCGACCGCGCAGGCGGCCGGAGCGGCCGGCGAGCACGACACGGCGCTCGAGGCCCTCTCCCGCGCCCAGGCGCTCTTCCCGGATGGCGAGGAGCCGGTGCTCGCGCTGGAGCGCGCGAAGGTGCGCGGCCTCATCCACGGCTTCCGTGGGGACTGGGCACGCTGCGCAGAGGAGAGCGCCCAGGCGGCCGACCAGGCGCGCGCCCTCGGGTTGCCTCACGAGGTCGCGATCCACCTGCACAACCAAGGCGACGGCCTGATGCGCACGGGAGATCTGCCGCGCGCCTACGCCATCCTCACGCGCTCTCTGTCCGTGGCGGAGCGCATCGGCGCCGATCGCCTGGTCAACCTCGATCAGATGATGCTCGCCTACCTGGACGCGCTGAACGGCTCGGAGCCGGCCCAGAAGCTCTTGGGGCAGAAGCTCGCGCACGCCGAGGCGCAGAAGTGGACCTGGGACGCCCTCAGCGGCCGCACGCTGCTCGGCAAGCTCCTGGCTCGGCGCGGCGACGTCATCGGAGCGCGCCGGGAGCTCTCGCTGGCGAAGCGGCTGGCCGAGGCCACGTCCAACAAGCTGGTGCTCGACGACTGCGAGCGCGCGCTCGGGGAGCTGGCTCAGAAGCGCAGCGGCACGTAG
- a CDS encoding FHA domain-containing protein has protein sequence MTRARVHLDTPTGKRPFPKGSYLIGRSEECDVVLASGRCSRQHARLVVTDEGATLEDLGSANGTFVNGHRISGPHSLADGDFVVVGGELGLDVSFELEEPDAPPRAGPSPSSPALEEGPYLPPTTKVSADAVLESVADHLIAKGQPEQAERALSRWLETALAAAENGKWREDSLVDMSVRCAAKLAQALPSRRWVDYALELSATLSLPLSAENANLLNDAITSAGVSSAPLSRYTNMLRALSATTDIARALDEAEAWQASAFSR, from the coding sequence ATGACCCGCGCCCGCGTCCACCTGGACACCCCGACCGGCAAGCGACCGTTCCCGAAGGGCTCATACCTGATCGGGCGCTCCGAGGAGTGCGACGTCGTGCTCGCCAGCGGACGCTGCTCCAGACAGCACGCGCGCCTGGTCGTCACCGACGAGGGCGCGACGCTCGAAGACCTCGGGAGCGCCAACGGCACCTTCGTGAACGGGCATCGGATCAGCGGCCCGCACTCGCTGGCCGACGGCGACTTCGTGGTCGTAGGGGGGGAGCTCGGGCTGGACGTGTCGTTCGAGCTCGAGGAGCCGGACGCCCCGCCTCGAGCGGGCCCGTCCCCGAGCAGCCCCGCCCTGGAAGAGGGCCCGTACCTCCCACCGACCACGAAGGTGTCTGCCGACGCGGTGCTCGAGAGCGTCGCCGATCACCTGATCGCGAAGGGCCAACCGGAGCAGGCCGAGCGCGCGCTCTCTCGCTGGCTGGAGACCGCGCTCGCCGCCGCGGAGAACGGCAAGTGGCGAGAAGACTCGCTGGTGGACATGTCGGTGCGCTGCGCCGCCAAGCTCGCTCAGGCGCTGCCTTCGCGCCGCTGGGTGGACTACGCGCTCGAGCTCTCAGCGACGCTCTCCCTGCCGCTCTCGGCGGAGAACGCCAACCTGCTCAACGACGCCATCACCAGCGCCGGCGTCTCGAGCGCGCCGCTGTCGCGCTACACCAACATGCTGCGCGCGCTCTCGGCCACGACCGACATCGCCCGCGCCCTGGACGAGGCAGAAGCCTGGCAAGCCAGCGCGTTTTCGAGGTGA
- a CDS encoding protein kinase, translated as MGEDQLERLTLTPGTVLAGKYSVERVLGEGGMGVVVAATHLELGERVAVKFLHPDAVENEEVAQRFVREARAAVKIKSEHVARIIDVGRMDNGSPYMVMEYLAGHDLSEEKHAAELGIEDAIDYVIQACDAMAEAHAAGIVHRDLKPANLFLTERADGMGLVKVLDFGISKMTQPDPASLSLTKTATAMGSPLYMSPEQMRSAKTVDHRTDIWSLGVILFELLAKTTPFTGTSLPELCAAILADSPRNLRELRPEVSEELEKVVLKCLERDPARRYQNVAELASALGQFAPRRSRPLIERIGKVLSRAGMAEEPEIPISIAAPRPAEVTTGAAHVTVPFVEGARTNAAWTETHQPDTKKKSPLFAVAAGAAGVAVLGAAAWALTRPPAPGPETLPTRAATPVEAPAVTARAPEPVVEPSAAVPAAEPVPSASAPAPVKPREARPAEKKPEPKPEPKPEPEAKPEPKPQPKPKNPLDIGLK; from the coding sequence ATGGGCGAAGACCAGCTCGAGCGACTGACGCTGACGCCCGGCACCGTGCTGGCCGGAAAGTACTCGGTGGAGCGCGTGCTCGGCGAGGGTGGGATGGGCGTCGTGGTCGCCGCCACGCACTTGGAGCTCGGCGAGCGCGTTGCGGTGAAGTTCCTCCACCCCGACGCGGTCGAAAACGAAGAGGTGGCTCAACGCTTCGTGCGCGAGGCGCGCGCGGCGGTGAAGATCAAGAGCGAACACGTCGCCCGCATCATCGACGTCGGTCGGATGGACAACGGCTCCCCTTACATGGTGATGGAGTACCTCGCCGGACACGACCTGTCCGAGGAGAAGCACGCCGCCGAGCTCGGCATCGAGGACGCGATCGACTACGTGATCCAGGCCTGCGACGCCATGGCGGAGGCGCACGCTGCCGGCATCGTGCACCGCGACCTCAAGCCCGCGAACCTGTTCCTGACCGAGCGCGCGGACGGCATGGGCCTGGTCAAGGTTCTGGACTTCGGCATCTCCAAGATGACCCAGCCGGACCCCGCGAGCCTGTCCTTGACCAAGACGGCGACCGCAATGGGCTCACCGCTCTACATGTCCCCCGAGCAGATGCGCTCCGCGAAGACCGTGGACCACCGCACCGACATCTGGTCCTTGGGCGTCATCCTGTTCGAGCTCCTGGCGAAGACCACACCCTTCACCGGGACGTCGTTGCCCGAGCTGTGTGCTGCCATCCTGGCCGACTCGCCGCGCAATCTCCGAGAGCTCCGGCCCGAGGTGAGCGAGGAGCTGGAGAAGGTGGTGCTCAAGTGTCTGGAGCGCGATCCGGCGAGGCGCTACCAGAACGTCGCGGAGCTCGCGAGCGCGCTCGGGCAGTTCGCGCCGCGGCGCTCGCGCCCGTTGATCGAGCGCATCGGCAAGGTGTTGTCACGCGCAGGCATGGCGGAGGAGCCGGAGATCCCGATTTCCATCGCAGCCCCGCGACCCGCGGAGGTCACGACGGGCGCGGCCCACGTGACGGTCCCCTTCGTCGAGGGCGCCCGCACCAACGCCGCTTGGACCGAGACGCACCAGCCCGACACCAAGAAGAAGTCGCCGCTGTTCGCGGTTGCGGCCGGCGCCGCTGGCGTCGCCGTGCTCGGCGCGGCGGCCTGGGCGCTGACGCGCCCGCCCGCTCCGGGACCAGAGACCTTGCCCACCCGCGCGGCGACGCCCGTCGAGGCTCCTGCGGTGACCGCCCGTGCGCCTGAGCCCGTGGTCGAGCCCTCCGCGGCGGTTCCGGCAGCGGAGCCCGTGCCCAGCGCGAGCGCGCCCGCTCCGGTGAAGCCGCGCGAAGCTCGGCCCGCCGAGAAGAAGCCGGAGCCGAAACCGGAGCCCAAGCCGGAGCCCGAGGCCAAGCCCGAGCCGAAGCCCCAGCCCAAACCGAAGAACCCCTTGGACATCGGACTCAAGTGA
- a CDS encoding glycosyltransferase family 39 protein, protein MTDDDGKPEQATEPAPEDAQEPATEAAAEPATEAAAEPAPAPKPVPEPGPPPGEPDETAAPPGNKPNWVRGAIIAVIGAAGPFALMASTKRWSFSVPVAVIGGLIAFFGIADMLGTFGDPEKKVSVRPDGAKLRPAVLELVTSVAAWFVSLRLAVAGGLPLPILSAAVLVTGTFLWMVAATFRAAQAMGAVTTDETGAERPLLRRHGFWLVVLTTLLYLPLLGSYSLSDPWETHYGEVAREMLVRDDWISLWWAQDGWFWSKPILDFWMQGVFFSALGVRYMPDQMLAGVAQGRLPQPEWAARIGVFLLTVLAVYFLYKGVAKACGRRAGFIGGVILTSMPYWFLIAHQSMTDMLYVAPLTAAMGLALLAFHTDPEEEARVYELALGSRKLRFSLWHLVFGAVVLLVLPQVLYLLTRNLTLHLEGSRGFRWHLDQFFSGSGGGNCGLPGNEPCKNQLPVNKAFQPWHGALLWSAVAAVVLWLNRGERRLSRLYFLAAWVFVALAAMGKGAPGLVLPIFIIGAYVAATRRWRDLTRVEALSLVLLVACIALPWYVQMYMRHGQPFTDRLLFHDMYKRAFVHVHDTNIGDDTSFRYYIWQLGYGLFPWTGLAVAGLGWWLRRPNDREDPRGDAGAFLALWFISAFGMFTITLTKFHHYVFPVVPPTAMLVGLLVDRALAGAELPRGRALATYLAGITASVTLAVYGAMRFFPGAISGRLAGDKPPAPVKWLGWLCLALSLGIAYWVIRRVRAEKVVTAASGGEHAPGEVFALSAGAEPAAGSAATATAGAIDAKSYDGIVIAAMAVASAFVLVIAGRDMFYTLPGDIEGQARLMHLFTYNYRRPWPTSLDFKAILAAFTFVPAVLCLLFAVPRLRAHAAVGMVTLSVLWAAWGVNVYLYKAAPHWGQRETILAYYKDRKSPDELLISYQMNWKGENFYTGNKTPAFVASGQKFKDFIEEQKKKGVTTLYFTTEHGRAQSLKSEIGQHVSFDGITDERLNNKFFIARVRF, encoded by the coding sequence ATGACCGACGACGACGGGAAACCCGAACAGGCGACCGAGCCTGCCCCGGAGGACGCGCAAGAGCCCGCGACGGAGGCGGCGGCCGAACCCGCGACGGAGGCGGCGGCCGAGCCGGCGCCCGCGCCCAAGCCGGTGCCCGAGCCGGGCCCGCCCCCCGGCGAGCCCGACGAGACCGCCGCCCCACCGGGCAACAAGCCGAACTGGGTGCGCGGCGCGATCATCGCGGTCATCGGCGCCGCCGGACCCTTCGCGCTGATGGCGAGCACCAAGCGCTGGTCGTTCAGCGTGCCGGTCGCCGTGATCGGCGGCCTGATCGCGTTCTTCGGCATCGCCGACATGCTCGGGACCTTCGGCGATCCGGAGAAGAAGGTCAGCGTCCGGCCCGACGGCGCGAAGCTGCGCCCGGCGGTGCTCGAGCTGGTCACCAGCGTGGCCGCGTGGTTCGTGTCGCTGCGCCTCGCCGTCGCCGGCGGCCTGCCGCTGCCGATCCTGAGCGCCGCAGTGCTCGTCACCGGCACCTTCCTCTGGATGGTCGCCGCGACCTTCCGCGCCGCGCAGGCCATGGGCGCGGTCACGACCGACGAGACCGGCGCGGAGCGCCCGCTCCTTCGGCGCCACGGCTTCTGGCTCGTGGTGCTGACCACGCTGCTCTACCTGCCGCTGCTGGGCAGCTATTCGCTGTCCGATCCCTGGGAGACGCACTACGGCGAGGTCGCCCGCGAGATGCTCGTGCGCGACGACTGGATCAGCCTGTGGTGGGCGCAGGACGGCTGGTTCTGGTCGAAGCCGATCCTCGATTTCTGGATGCAGGGCGTCTTCTTCTCCGCCCTCGGGGTCCGCTACATGCCCGACCAAATGTTGGCGGGCGTGGCTCAGGGCCGCCTCCCGCAGCCCGAGTGGGCGGCGCGCATCGGCGTGTTCCTCCTGACCGTGCTGGCGGTCTACTTCCTGTACAAAGGCGTGGCCAAGGCCTGCGGGCGCCGCGCGGGCTTCATCGGCGGGGTGATCCTGACCAGCATGCCGTACTGGTTCCTGATCGCGCACCAGTCGATGACGGACATGCTGTACGTCGCGCCGCTGACCGCCGCGATGGGCCTCGCGCTGCTGGCGTTCCACACCGATCCCGAGGAAGAAGCGCGGGTCTACGAGCTCGCGCTCGGCTCGCGCAAGCTGCGGTTTTCGCTCTGGCACCTGGTGTTCGGCGCGGTCGTGCTCCTGGTCTTGCCGCAGGTGCTCTACCTCCTGACGCGCAACCTCACGCTGCACTTGGAGGGCTCGCGAGGCTTCCGCTGGCACCTCGATCAGTTCTTCTCCGGCTCGGGCGGCGGGAACTGTGGGCTGCCGGGCAACGAGCCCTGCAAGAACCAGCTGCCCGTCAACAAGGCGTTCCAGCCCTGGCACGGCGCGCTGCTCTGGTCGGCGGTCGCCGCCGTCGTGCTCTGGCTGAACCGCGGGGAGCGGCGGCTCTCGCGCCTGTACTTCTTGGCTGCTTGGGTGTTCGTGGCACTGGCCGCGATGGGCAAGGGCGCGCCGGGCTTGGTGCTCCCGATCTTCATCATCGGCGCCTACGTCGCCGCGACTCGGCGCTGGCGCGATCTGACCCGGGTCGAGGCGCTCAGCCTGGTGCTCTTGGTCGCGTGCATCGCGCTCCCTTGGTACGTGCAGATGTACATGCGGCACGGCCAGCCGTTCACCGATCGGCTGCTGTTCCACGACATGTACAAGCGCGCGTTCGTGCACGTCCACGACACCAACATCGGCGACGACACCAGCTTCCGCTACTACATCTGGCAGCTCGGCTACGGGCTCTTCCCGTGGACGGGCCTGGCGGTGGCGGGCCTGGGCTGGTGGCTGCGCCGCCCGAACGACCGCGAGGACCCCCGCGGCGACGCCGGCGCCTTCCTGGCGCTGTGGTTCATCAGCGCGTTCGGCATGTTCACCATCACGCTGACCAAGTTCCACCACTACGTGTTTCCGGTGGTTCCCCCCACGGCGATGCTGGTGGGCCTGCTGGTCGATCGGGCGCTCGCCGGGGCCGAGCTGCCCCGCGGGCGCGCGCTCGCGACCTACCTGGCAGGGATCACCGCCAGCGTGACGCTCGCCGTGTACGGCGCGATGCGCTTCTTCCCGGGAGCCATCTCGGGACGCCTGGCCGGGGACAAGCCGCCGGCACCGGTGAAGTGGCTGGGGTGGCTCTGCCTCGCGCTCTCGCTGGGCATTGCGTATTGGGTGATTCGGCGCGTCCGGGCCGAGAAGGTTGTGACAGCTGCCAGCGGCGGCGAGCACGCCCCGGGCGAGGTCTTCGCGCTCTCCGCGGGCGCGGAGCCCGCTGCCGGCAGCGCCGCCACCGCGACCGCCGGCGCCATCGACGCGAAGAGCTACGACGGGATCGTGATCGCCGCCATGGCCGTGGCGTCGGCCTTCGTGCTGGTGATCGCCGGGCGCGACATGTTCTACACGCTCCCGGGGGACATCGAGGGCCAGGCGCGGCTCATGCACCTGTTCACCTACAACTACCGCCGCCCGTGGCCGACCTCCCTCGACTTCAAGGCCATCCTCGCCGCGTTCACCTTCGTGCCGGCGGTGCTTTGCCTGCTCTTCGCCGTGCCGCGCCTGCGCGCTCACGCCGCGGTCGGTATGGTGACGCTGAGCGTGCTCTGGGCCGCCTGGGGGGTGAACGTCTACCTGTACAAGGCTGCGCCCCACTGGGGTCAGCGAGAGACGATCCTGGCGTACTACAAGGACAGGAAGAGCCCCGACGAGCTCCTGATCTCCTACCAGATGAACTGGAAGGGCGAGAACTTCTACACCGGTAACAAGACGCCGGCTTTCGTCGCCTCCGGGCAGAAGTTCAAGGACTTCATCGAGGAGCAGAAGAAGAAGGGCGTCACCACGCTCTACTTCACTACCGAGCACGGCCGCGCGCAGTCGCTGAAGAGCGAGATCGGCCAGCACGTGAGCTTCGACGGCATCACCGACGAGAGGCTCAACAACAAGTTCTTCATCGCGCGCGTGCGCTTCTGA
- a CDS encoding PEGA domain-containing protein: MKTILRSLTAAFLCVALVAPQAVAQPAAPKKPPAAAKKDQKKADKKDEKVAAEPAVVPLAEALTGEAKEAYESGKLLYADGDYAGAKLKFERAHELAQDPRLLWNMAAAEKQQRRYDRVLALVERYLAEGGDKLTDADRQEAKSLVDMVRALVSEVTVSVNEPGAEVSVDGEKIGESPLAAPLTLTQGERTFKVTKPGFRPFAKTQNLQGGTKLALEVVLEPQLREGRLRVVAGVGDTIRIDGKVVGKGQWEGKLASGTHTLSVSGKGKRDHQTEIVIEDDQLRSERVTLEAVPKAGPPERDRDDSSGTWMFVSGGAALAVGIGIAAYFLFRPEGETRTERASGTIPPNYVPLRF; encoded by the coding sequence GTGAAGACCATTCTCCGATCGCTCACCGCTGCCTTCCTGTGCGTCGCGCTCGTGGCGCCGCAGGCCGTCGCCCAGCCCGCCGCGCCGAAGAAGCCGCCCGCCGCGGCGAAGAAGGACCAGAAGAAGGCGGACAAGAAGGACGAGAAGGTCGCGGCAGAGCCGGCCGTCGTCCCGCTCGCGGAGGCGCTGACCGGCGAAGCCAAAGAGGCCTACGAGTCGGGCAAGCTCCTGTACGCGGACGGCGACTACGCGGGGGCCAAGCTCAAGTTCGAACGGGCCCACGAGCTCGCGCAGGATCCGCGCTTGCTCTGGAACATGGCCGCCGCGGAGAAGCAGCAGCGGCGCTATGATCGCGTGCTCGCGCTCGTGGAGCGCTACCTGGCGGAAGGCGGCGACAAGCTGACCGACGCGGATCGGCAGGAGGCCAAGAGCCTGGTCGACATGGTGCGCGCGCTGGTCAGCGAGGTGACGGTGAGCGTCAACGAGCCCGGCGCCGAGGTCAGCGTGGATGGCGAGAAGATCGGCGAGTCGCCGCTGGCGGCGCCGCTCACCCTCACCCAGGGCGAGCGGACCTTCAAGGTGACGAAGCCCGGCTTCCGGCCCTTCGCCAAGACGCAGAACCTCCAGGGCGGGACCAAGCTCGCGCTCGAGGTCGTGTTGGAGCCGCAGCTCCGCGAGGGACGCCTGCGGGTCGTGGCTGGCGTGGGCGACACCATCCGCATCGATGGCAAGGTCGTCGGCAAGGGCCAGTGGGAGGGCAAGCTGGCGAGCGGCACGCACACCCTGTCCGTCAGCGGCAAGGGCAAGCGCGACCACCAGACGGAGATCGTGATCGAAGACGATCAGCTCCGGAGCGAGCGCGTCACGCTGGAGGCCGTGCCGAAGGCAGGCCCGCCGGAGAGAGACCGCGACGACTCCTCGGGCACCTGGATGTTCGTGAGCGGTGGCGCAGCGCTGGCCGTGGGCATCGGCATCGCGGCCTACTTCCTCTTCCGCCCCGAGGGCGAGACGCGGACCGAGCGCGCATCCGGCACCATTCCGCCGAACTACGTGCCGCTGCGCTTCTGA